In Candidatus Amarolinea dominans, the sequence CTCACCCTCTCACCCTCTCACCCTCTCACCCTCTCACCCCTCTCACCTAAATCCCATCATCTTCCGTCGGCCCGGCCGGCGCCCCCGATCCCAGGCCCATCCGGCCATCGTACGTCACCTTCACCACGGACGGCAGCCCCTCACCGGCCGGATAGACCAGGCCCGCGTGCTTGAGCGCATGGTAGCGCCCCCAACTGATCGGCACCAACAGCTCGGCCGCCAGGATCGGCTCTTCGTGGCGTTGGCGCTCGTATTCGTCCCACAGGCTGGCCGGCAGCACCTCGATGCTGTCGAACGCCCGATAGAACTGTTCTTCCAGTTCCGGCGCGGCCTGGAACGGGCGCAGCGTGCGAATGCACACCGCCTCGAACTCAGTGGCCGCCTTGCTGAAGGCTGCGCGCCAACGCGTTTCCACCTCACCCGCGTAGATTTCATCCAGCCACCCGCCCACCGCGCCTTCATCGATGCCTTGATCCTGCAGCCGCTCCAGCACCGCCAGCGTGCGCTGCACCAGGAGCGCGTCATACACCTTCTGCCCGTCGGCCGGTTCGCGGAAGACATGCACAGGCGCCAGGTCGCGCTGCCGTCTGCGGCGATTGACGCGGCCAAAGCGCTGAATCAAGGCCTCCAGCGGCGCCGGGTCCGAGTAGATCGTGTCCAGGTCAATATCCAGGCTCACCTCAACCACCTGGGTTGAAACCAGGACCAGCGGACGCCGTTGGGCACTATCGCCCCCCGTTGCCTCACGGATCAACCGCTCCTTGAAGGCGCGGTCGCGCAGGTTGAAGCGCCCGTGCAGCAGCTCGATCGCGACGCCGGCCTCATCCAAGCGGGCGTGCAGCGCCGCGCACAGCGCCTGCGCCCGATCTACCCGGTTACTGGTCACCAACACCGACTTGCCGGCCCGGGCATCGGCCTCGATACGGTCCAGCGCGGCGTCTGACAGAAGTTCGCCCGGCAGCAGCCGCAGGCGATGACGCTGAAAGGCCTGGAAAAGGCCAGCATCGGCCACGATCTCGGCCGGCCCCGCCAGCGCCTCACGCAGCCATTCTTTGATGAGCGAGGGAAAGGTGGCCGACATCACCAGGAAGCGCGCGTGAAAGCGCTGTGCGAGAAAACGGATCGTCGTCAGAATCAGCGCCAGGCGCTCCACCTCATACGCATGAATTTCGTCGAAGATGAAAACGGCGTCATGGTAATCACTGAACAACGCCTCGTAGCCTGGCAACCGGTAGAACCCTTTGAGAATCTGGTAGGGGCTGAAGATGCGCACCGGCTGCTGATTCAACTGCGCCAGGTTCAGCATCCAGCGCGCCTGGGCCGCGGCCTGCGCCGGCTCGTACGCGCGTTCCATCAGCAAACGATAGAGTGAGAGCAGCCCGCGGCCATGCTGCAGCCCCACCCGATCGCTGCCATAAATCAAGCCCAGCCGCAGTTGCATGGCGTTCATGCTGGCCTGATAGGGCAGCGTATAGAAAAGGCGTGGCACGCTGCTGGCGCTGCGAGCCTGACACGCCGCCCAGAGGAGCGCGGCCTCCGTCTTGCCGCTGCCGGTGGGCGCGGTCAGCAGCAGCGACCCGAGCGTCTCCCCGGCCTGGCGTTGGTGATCGAAGAGCCTGTCCGGGGTCAAAGAACGGCTACGGAGGCTGCTGAGCACAGCATCCGCGGCGAACACGGGTTGGGGCAGGCGCGGCGCGTGCGCCGAGGCGCCATGGTCGGCGTTGATCATAAAACCACGCAAGGCCAGCGTGGCCACAATCGTCCCGGGGTCAGCCTGGCGGCCCAGACTATCATGGAAGCGGCGATAGACCTGCAGCCAGGCATAGATGCGCGGCGCGCCCTGCTGCCGCACCAGGCGCACCGCAGCGGTCAGCGGCGGCAACGCGATCGGCGCGGCGCCCAGCGCATCCAGATCGAGCGCGGCGAACCATTCCGCCGGGCAGTCGTGCAGCCAGCGCCACAGGCCCTGCACGATCGTGCAGCAAGGCGGCCCAGGCCAGAATGTGCCAGAGACGCGGCGCGCCCAGCCGCGCCGGCAGCGTCGGTCGCAGGTGTGCCACATCGGCCAGGCGCGTCAGCACGGT encodes:
- the cas3 gene encoding CRISPR-associated helicase Cas3', coding for MWHTCDRRCRRGWARRVSGTFWPGPPCCTIVQGLWRWLHDCPAEWFAALDLDALGAAPIALPPLTAAVRLVRQQGAPRIYAWLQVYRRFHDSLGRQADPGTIVATLALRGFMINADHGASAHAPRLPQPVFAADAVLSSLRSRSLTPDRLFDHQRQAGETLGSLLLTAPTGSGKTEAALLWAACQARSASSVPRLFYTLPYQASMNAMQLRLGLIYGSDRVGLQHGRGLLSLYRLLMERAYEPAQAAAQARWMLNLAQLNQQPVRIFSPYQILKGFYRLPGYEALFSDYHDAVFIFDEIHAYEVERLALILTTIRFLAQRFHARFLVMSATFPSLIKEWLREALAGPAEIVADAGLFQAFQRHRLRLLPGELLSDAALDRIEADARAGKSVLVTSNRVDRAQALCAALHARLDEAGVAIELLHGRFNLRDRAFKERLIREATGGDSAQRRPLVLVSTQVVEVSLDIDLDTIYSDPAPLEALIQRFGRVNRRRRQRDLAPVHVFREPADGQKVYDALLVQRTLAVLERLQDQGIDEGAVGGWLDEIYAGEVETRWRAAFSKAATEFEAVCIRTLRPFQAAPELEEQFYRAFDSIEVLPASLWDEYERQRHEEPILAAELLVPISWGRYHALKHAGLVYPAGEGLPSVVKVTYDGRMGLGSGAPAGPTEDDGI